Genomic DNA from Prunus persica cultivar Lovell chromosome G1, Prunus_persica_NCBIv2, whole genome shotgun sequence:
AAAGGTTACCTGATCATTACAGCTGAAGGAACAGAGAGTTTGAGAAAATTGACAATTCCATGGAAGGCATCCTTTGAGAACCCAGTCCATGTGTGCTTGCAATAGGGTGAGACTCTGACATAAATAACCAATGCCAACGCGTTGATCCAATACGAGATGGAGTTTGCCACCGCAGCACCTCTATATCCAAGGCTAGTCTTGTATACCAAAACCCAACAGACAATCAAGTGCAACATTGTTGCAGTGCCTGTGCTAACAATCATGGGAACCACATTGTTTTGACTTTGCAAAAATTTGGAGTGGCATTGGTTGACGGCATAAGCGAAGAGGCATGGTATCAGGAAACGAGCGTAACTTCCAGCAGCAGCTGCTATTTCTGGATCTTGACCCAAGAACTCAAGAATATGACCAGCATTGAACCATATAATTGAAAGGGGAATGCAGACCAGCAGCAGAACAAGCATTGCTCTCTGTAAGTGTATGCCAAGCATATGATACTGTTTTGCTCCATAGGACTGGCCACAGAAGGTGTCTAATGCACTGCTCATTCCTATCTGTTCAACAAATTAAGATTAAAATGAGGACTATTATATCATCATTGGTTCAAACAGATCAAGCATCACAATTTACATACATCAtactatatatgtatatataaaatgcatatataaatagCACAAATTagataaacaaaattaagggGGAAGAGCATTTATCCCTGCCCCTGCGGTCCTGTGAACGAATCCCCCCTACCCCAATATCTCatgtatcaaaaaataaaaatgaagggggaaaaactacaagtattttttttgtctctttttttttataacgaAAAGTACTAGGCTGCCTCTCTATTAGATTTCACAGTGGTCTTAAGCTCTCTGTGTCTTCTATTTTGTCTGAGTCTTGAGAGTCTAAGCCTTTTATGGTATAGGTTTATTTATACTACAATCAattattctataaattactAAGTCAtatgaaataagaaaagaagccATCTTACAATCAAGCTCAAACCAGTGACTGAAGCAAATGAAGTGGCCATGGAAGCACCTGCAAGTGCCAGCTCTCCAAGATGGCCAACATACATGACTGAAATCACCTGCATACCAAAAAGCAAGAAATTTGATGACACAAGTGGCCCTGCTAAAGACAGCTGCTTCTTCACTTCCTTGATAATATCATCTTTGGATAGTCTTCCCTTTGTTGCTTGTGATTCATGTTCTTGAAGAGCTGGAAGCAAGGGAGATTCAAGACCAGCTGCTTGTTCTTCGGCATccatttgttctgtttttcttcttcaaggaGCAAGAGCTGATGGTATCAACTTTGTGGACGAAGAGTTATATATAAAAGGGTAAACTACCCAATACCCCCTAAACTATTTCGACTATCGAAACTACCACTctgaattaattttttagcCAATTTAGCCCTCGTATTAAAATTTATTCCCTAATTTTGCCCATACNNNNNNNNNNNNNNNNNNNNNNNNNNNNNNNNNNNNNNNNNNNNNNNNNNNNNNNNNNNNNNNNNNNNNNNNNNNNNNNNNNNNNNNNNNNNNNNNNNNNNNNNNNNNNNNNNNNNNNNNNNNNNNNNNNNNNNNNNNNNNNNNNNNNNNNNNNNNNNNNNNNNNNNNNNNNNNNNNNNNNNNNNNNNNNNNNNNNNNNNNNNNNNNNNNNNNNNNNNNNNNNNNNNNNNNNNNNNNNNNNNNNNNNNNNNNNNNNNNNNNNNNNNNNNNNNNNNNNNNNNNNNNNNNNNNNNNNNNNNNNNNNNNNN
This window encodes:
- the LOC18792936 gene encoding protein DETOXIFICATION 16 isoform X2, translated to MDAEEQAAGLESPLLPALQEHESQATKGRLSKDDIIKEVKKQLSLAGPLVSSNFLLFGMQVISVMYVGHLGELALAGASMATSFASVTGLSLIIGMSSALDTFCGQSYGAKQYHMLGIHLQRAMLVLLLVCIPLSIIWFNAGHILEFLGQDPEIAAAAGSYARFLIPCLFAYAVNQCHSKFLQSQNNVVPMIVSTGTATMLHLIVCWVLVYKTSLGYRGAAVANSISYWINALALVIYVRVSPYCKHTWTGFSKDAFHGIVNFLKLSVPSAVMISLEIWSFEMMVLLSGFLPNPKLETSVLSISLNTCSMIYMIPMAFSGTASTRVSNLLGAGQPRLAVLAVRVALSIVILEGILIGTVLILGRKVWGYCYSSEMEVVNYVGEMLILVAISHFFDGLQSVLSGVIRGSGQQKIGAYVNLGAYYLMGIPTAVLLAFVLHLGGKGLWTGIIVALVVQALFLAIIITCTDWEKEVKKASDRVYNTMTVADAL
- the LOC18792936 gene encoding protein DETOXIFICATION 16 isoform X5, translating into MDAEEQAAGLESPLLPALQEHESQATKGRLSKDDIIKEVKKQLSLAGPLVSSNFLLFGMQVISVMYVGHLGELALAGASMATSFASVTGLSLIIGMSSALDTFCGQSYGAKQYHMLGIHLQRAMLVLLLVCIPLSIIWFNAGHILEFLGQDPEIAAAAGSYARFLIPCLFAYAVNQCHSKFLQSQNNVVPMIVSTGTATMLHLIVCWVLVYKTSLGYRGAAVANSISYWINALALVIYVRVSPYCKHTWTGFSKDAFHGIVNFLKLSVPSAVMISLEIWSFEMMVLLSGFLPNPKLETSVLSISLNTCSMIYMIPMAFSGTASTRVSNLLGAGQPRLAVLAVRVALSIVILEGILIGTVLILGRKVWGYCYSSEMEVVNYVGEMLILVAISHFFDGLQSVLSGVIRGSGQQKIGAYVNLGAYYLMGIPTAVLLAFVLHLGGKVTCSRSLDRNYCGSSCPGAISCNHNHMHRLGERSEESLR